One genomic window of Oncorhynchus kisutch isolate 150728-3 linkage group LG24, Okis_V2, whole genome shotgun sequence includes the following:
- the mkrn4 gene encoding makorin, ring finger protein, 4 isoform X3: MESDIGQSSHFRSGVTCRQFLNGSCRFGSRCHYLHELPSVLPPTSQICRYFQKGGCWFGDGCRYLHVTAPEAASVGLSRRGSAPVVHTPWVGHALPERRGSEPSLLQAQGFYSQGRRGAESMQTYVAHLQHNFGRQNTDITEEDVAEGSSQTSPHRRAESSHAHVPEPQASVQTTVPSSTLSAQAGEWRPLVNQQQEPSSLEVAAEHGASSATAAFQTSQEHTESFNQSKDVTCGICMETVYEKTSAEERRFGILPNCSHPFCLSCIVTWRKTKNFHEEVIKSCPQCRVKSAFYVPNKYWVEGQPKETLIRNFKAKCSKRRCSFFMRHGCCPFKTECLYWHDLPHGYRPPRRRRSAHSHHAMSLDDLGSLQLLDYVIAMTLLDDLLDDEDEDEFPLYLSEYDNYDLF; the protein is encoded by the exons ATGGAGTCAGATATAGGGCAATCTTCGCATTTTCGTAGTGGTGTGACTTGTAG GCAATTCTTGAACGGTTCATGCAGATTCGGTTCGCGCTGTCATTATCTACACGAGTTGCCATCAGTGTTGCCGCCGACATCCCAAATATGCAGGTACTTCCAGAAAGGTGGATGCTGGTTTGGAGATGGCTGCAG ATATCTCCACGTCACTGCTCCTGAGGCAGCCAGTGTGGGGTTGAGTAGGAGGGGTTCAGCACCTGTGGTTCACACCCCGTGGGTTGGCCATGCACTACCAGAACGTAGAGGATCAGAGCCATCTCTACTGCAGGCACAGGGCTTCTACAGCCAAGGACGTCGGGGCGCAGAGTCCATGCAGACTTATGTAGCACACCTCCAGCACAACTTTGGCCGCCAGAACACTGATATCACAGAAGAGGATGTAGCCGAAGGTTCATCGCAAACTTCACCGCACCGACGGG CGGAGTCATCACATGCTCATGTCCCAGAGCCCCAGGCTTCAGTCCAAACTACAGTTCCATCCAGCACACTGTCGGCTCAAGCAGGCGAATGGAGGCCTCTAGTCAATCAGCAG cAGGAGCCTTCCTCCCTGGAGGTAGCAGCAGAGCATGGTGCCTCCTCTGCCACTGCTGCCTTCCAGACGTCCCAGGAGCATACGGAATCCTTCAACCAAAGTAAAGATGTGACCTGTGGCATCTGCATGGAGACTGTGTACGAGAAGACCAGTGCTGAGGAGAGGCGCTTTGGGATCCTGCCCAACTGCAGCCATCCTTTCTGCCTGAGTTGCATTGTCACCTGGCGGAAAACTAAAAACTTCCATGAAGAAGTTATAAA GAGCTGCCCACAGTGCAGAGTGAAGTCCGCGTTTTACGTCCCTAACAAGTACTGGGTGGAGGGACAACCAAAGGAAACCCTTATCCGTAACTTCAAAGCGAAATGCAG TAAAAGAAGATGTAGTTTCTTCATGCGTCATGGATGCTGTCCCTTCAAGACTGAGTGTCTCTATTGGCATGACCTGCCTCATGGCTACCGACCACCTCGCCGACGTAGATCAGCACATTCT CACCATGCGATGAGTCTGGATGACTTGGGCAGCCTACAACTTCTTGACTATGTCATTGCTATGACTCTGCTGGATGACTTGCTggatgatgaggatgaggatgagttCCCCTTGTACCTGAGTGAATATGACAATTATGACCTATTCTGA
- the mkrn4 gene encoding makorin, ring finger protein, 4 isoform X1: protein MEQYGFPYHDSYERPSINRRICRQFLNGSCRFGSRCHYLHELPSVLPPTSQICRYFQKGGCWFGDGCRYLHVTAPEAASVGLSRRGSAPVVHTPWVGHALPERRGSEPSLLQAQGFYSQGRRGAESMQTYVAHLQHNFGRQNTDITEEDVAEGSSQTSPHRRAESSHAHVPEPQASVQTTVPSSTLSAQAGEWRPLVNQQQEPSSLEVAAEHGASSATAAFQTSQEHTESFNQSKDVTCGICMETVYEKTSAEERRFGILPNCSHPFCLSCIVTWRKTKNFHEEVIKSCPQCRVKSAFYVPNKYWVEGQPKETLIRNFKAKCSKRRCSFFMRHGCCPFKTECLYWHDLPHGYRPPRRRRSAHSHHAMSLDDLGSLQLLDYVIAMTLLDDLLDDEDEDEFPLYLSEYDNYDLF from the exons ATGGAACAATATGGGTTTCCGTACCATGACTCTTATGAACGTCCTTCAATTAATAGAAGGATTTGCAG GCAATTCTTGAACGGTTCATGCAGATTCGGTTCGCGCTGTCATTATCTACACGAGTTGCCATCAGTGTTGCCGCCGACATCCCAAATATGCAGGTACTTCCAGAAAGGTGGATGCTGGTTTGGAGATGGCTGCAG ATATCTCCACGTCACTGCTCCTGAGGCAGCCAGTGTGGGGTTGAGTAGGAGGGGTTCAGCACCTGTGGTTCACACCCCGTGGGTTGGCCATGCACTACCAGAACGTAGAGGATCAGAGCCATCTCTACTGCAGGCACAGGGCTTCTACAGCCAAGGACGTCGGGGCGCAGAGTCCATGCAGACTTATGTAGCACACCTCCAGCACAACTTTGGCCGCCAGAACACTGATATCACAGAAGAGGATGTAGCCGAAGGTTCATCGCAAACTTCACCGCACCGACGGG CGGAGTCATCACATGCTCATGTCCCAGAGCCCCAGGCTTCAGTCCAAACTACAGTTCCATCCAGCACACTGTCGGCTCAAGCAGGCGAATGGAGGCCTCTAGTCAATCAGCAG cAGGAGCCTTCCTCCCTGGAGGTAGCAGCAGAGCATGGTGCCTCCTCTGCCACTGCTGCCTTCCAGACGTCCCAGGAGCATACGGAATCCTTCAACCAAAGTAAAGATGTGACCTGTGGCATCTGCATGGAGACTGTGTACGAGAAGACCAGTGCTGAGGAGAGGCGCTTTGGGATCCTGCCCAACTGCAGCCATCCTTTCTGCCTGAGTTGCATTGTCACCTGGCGGAAAACTAAAAACTTCCATGAAGAAGTTATAAA GAGCTGCCCACAGTGCAGAGTGAAGTCCGCGTTTTACGTCCCTAACAAGTACTGGGTGGAGGGACAACCAAAGGAAACCCTTATCCGTAACTTCAAAGCGAAATGCAG TAAAAGAAGATGTAGTTTCTTCATGCGTCATGGATGCTGTCCCTTCAAGACTGAGTGTCTCTATTGGCATGACCTGCCTCATGGCTACCGACCACCTCGCCGACGTAGATCAGCACATTCT CACCATGCGATGAGTCTGGATGACTTGGGCAGCCTACAACTTCTTGACTATGTCATTGCTATGACTCTGCTGGATGACTTGCTggatgatgaggatgaggatgagttCCCCTTGTACCTGAGTGAATATGACAATTATGACCTATTCTGA
- the mkrn4 gene encoding makorin, ring finger protein, 4 isoform X5, whose translation MSLSCSLDRQFLNGSCRFGSRCHYLHELPSVLPPTSQICRYFQKGGCWFGDGCRYLHVTAPEAASVGLSRRGSAPVVHTPWVGHALPERRGSEPSLLQAQGFYSQGRRGAESMQTYVAHLQHNFGRQNTDITEEDVAEGSSQTSPHRRAESSHAHVPEPQASVQTTVPSSTLSAQAGEWRPLVNQQQEPSSLEVAAEHGASSATAAFQTSQEHTESFNQSKDVTCGICMETVYEKTSAEERRFGILPNCSHPFCLSCIVTWRKTKNFHEEVIKSCPQCRVKSAFYVPNKYWVEGQPKETLIRNFKAKCSKRRCSFFMRHGCCPFKTECLYWHDLPHGYRPPRRRRSAHSHHAMSLDDLGSLQLLDYVIAMTLLDDLLDDEDEDEFPLYLSEYDNYDLF comes from the exons ATGAGCTTGTCTTGCAGTCTTGACAG GCAATTCTTGAACGGTTCATGCAGATTCGGTTCGCGCTGTCATTATCTACACGAGTTGCCATCAGTGTTGCCGCCGACATCCCAAATATGCAGGTACTTCCAGAAAGGTGGATGCTGGTTTGGAGATGGCTGCAG ATATCTCCACGTCACTGCTCCTGAGGCAGCCAGTGTGGGGTTGAGTAGGAGGGGTTCAGCACCTGTGGTTCACACCCCGTGGGTTGGCCATGCACTACCAGAACGTAGAGGATCAGAGCCATCTCTACTGCAGGCACAGGGCTTCTACAGCCAAGGACGTCGGGGCGCAGAGTCCATGCAGACTTATGTAGCACACCTCCAGCACAACTTTGGCCGCCAGAACACTGATATCACAGAAGAGGATGTAGCCGAAGGTTCATCGCAAACTTCACCGCACCGACGGG CGGAGTCATCACATGCTCATGTCCCAGAGCCCCAGGCTTCAGTCCAAACTACAGTTCCATCCAGCACACTGTCGGCTCAAGCAGGCGAATGGAGGCCTCTAGTCAATCAGCAG cAGGAGCCTTCCTCCCTGGAGGTAGCAGCAGAGCATGGTGCCTCCTCTGCCACTGCTGCCTTCCAGACGTCCCAGGAGCATACGGAATCCTTCAACCAAAGTAAAGATGTGACCTGTGGCATCTGCATGGAGACTGTGTACGAGAAGACCAGTGCTGAGGAGAGGCGCTTTGGGATCCTGCCCAACTGCAGCCATCCTTTCTGCCTGAGTTGCATTGTCACCTGGCGGAAAACTAAAAACTTCCATGAAGAAGTTATAAA GAGCTGCCCACAGTGCAGAGTGAAGTCCGCGTTTTACGTCCCTAACAAGTACTGGGTGGAGGGACAACCAAAGGAAACCCTTATCCGTAACTTCAAAGCGAAATGCAG TAAAAGAAGATGTAGTTTCTTCATGCGTCATGGATGCTGTCCCTTCAAGACTGAGTGTCTCTATTGGCATGACCTGCCTCATGGCTACCGACCACCTCGCCGACGTAGATCAGCACATTCT CACCATGCGATGAGTCTGGATGACTTGGGCAGCCTACAACTTCTTGACTATGTCATTGCTATGACTCTGCTGGATGACTTGCTggatgatgaggatgaggatgagttCCCCTTGTACCTGAGTGAATATGACAATTATGACCTATTCTGA
- the LOC116357019 gene encoding lymphoid-restricted membrane protein has product MVPIHAMHPQPDEGTPKQSDQPTKMLIVLDSEDSEEESIEEQQPVTPWNDLCIIDRVGFTSAKMSEEQVENAFSQIALAFRSDQYTLKQRLQAEEHARNLAEENIQLELMRGRETLETLKALCLDSIRSKILQRLELCLDILGGTVERISNTAEVLGAVHQEARVSRAVELMVSHVDNLKRRNERDTELDETKKLNRKILRRNYSDPRDEGEFRQKDNKTSQQLHIGASRRRVSIAVINKQAQEKRKLERGLQKSFSLDHGIGKKSLSTPSPSMDCITESNPSVMVKTEEMDVPLLDGRPHEAPDDNKQAVAADVQSPPEPDPTPVYTAPCPTLTHKPNEVDTKKNSMRCRHKGKAALERTERRKGNREKTMAHTDQCITGTCGPMCRGRPLAPWMWHCRWVVLSVYLVVLCCVILLIILFWLGPERLL; this is encoded by the exons ATGGTGCCGATCCATGCTATGCACCCTCAG CCTGATGAGGGGACACCTAAACAAAGTGACCAGCCGACCAAGATGCTAATCGTGCTAGACAGTGAGGACAGTGAGGAAG AGTCCATTGAAGAGCAGCAGCCGGTTACGCCATGGAATGACCTGTGTATTATAGATCGCGTAGGCTTCACCAG TGCTAAGATGTCAGAGGAACAAGTGGAG AATGCATTCTCCCAGATTGCGCTGGCCTTTCGTAGTGACCAGTACACCCTGAAGCAGAGGCTGCAGGCAGAGGAGCATGCTAGGAACCTGGCTGAGGAGAACATCCAGCTGGAGCTGATGAGAGGCCGGGAGACACTGGAG ACTCTAAAGGCTCTGTGTCTGGACAGTATACGCAGTAAGATCCTCCAGAGACTAGAGCTGTGTCTGGATATACTGGGAGGAACAGTGGAGAGAATCTCCAACACAGCAGAGGTGTTGGGAGCTGTACATCAG GAGGCACGTGTGAGTCGAGCGGTGGAGCTGATGGTGAGCCACGTTGACAACCTGAAGAGGCGtaatgagagagacacagagctggACGAGACCAAGAAACTCAACAGGAAAATCCTCCGTAGGAACTACAGCGACCCTAGAG ATGAAGGAGAGTTCAGGCAGAAGGACAATAAAACCTCTCAGCAG TTGCACATTGGTGCAAGTCGTCGAAGGGTCAGCATAGCAGTGATCAACAAACAAGCCCAG GAAAAGAGAAAATTGGAAAGAGGGCTGCAGAAGTCATTCTCATTAGATCATGGGATAGGCAAGAAGTCACTCTCAACCCCATCTCCATCAATGGACTGCATCACAGAGTCCAACCCTTCAGTCATGGTCAAGACAGAAGAGATGGATGTTCCCTTACTGGATGGCAG ACCACATGAAGCCCCTGATGATAACAAACAAGCAGTCGCTGCTGATGTCCAGTCACCACCTGAACCAGACCCCACTCCAGTCTATACAGCACCCTGTCCCACTCTCACACACAAGCCAAACGAAGTGGACACCAAGAAAAACAGCATGAG GTGCAGACATAAAGGCAAGGCTGCGCTGGAGAGGacggagaggaggaaagggaacagagagaaaacaATGGCACACACCGACCAATGCATCACCGGAAC GTGTGGCCCTATGTGCAGAGGGCGCCCCCTGGCCCCCTGGATGTGGCACTGCCGCTGGGTTGTCCTCAGTGTGTATCTGGTAGTGCTCTGCTGTGTGATACTACTGATCATCCTTTTCTGGCTCGGTCCTGAACGTCTGCTGTGA
- the mkrn4 gene encoding makorin, ring finger protein, 4 isoform X2, with product MEQYGFPYHDSYERPSINRRICRQFLNGSCRFGSRCHYLHELPSVLPPTSQICRYFQKGGCWFGDGCRYLHVTAPEAASVGLSRRGSAPVVHTPWVGHALPERRGSEPSLLQAQGFYSQGRRGAESMQTYVAHLQHNFGRQNTDITEEDVAEGSSQTSPHRRAESSHAHVPEPQASVQTTVPSSTLSAQAGEWRPLVNQQEPSSLEVAAEHGASSATAAFQTSQEHTESFNQSKDVTCGICMETVYEKTSAEERRFGILPNCSHPFCLSCIVTWRKTKNFHEEVIKSCPQCRVKSAFYVPNKYWVEGQPKETLIRNFKAKCSKRRCSFFMRHGCCPFKTECLYWHDLPHGYRPPRRRRSAHSHHAMSLDDLGSLQLLDYVIAMTLLDDLLDDEDEDEFPLYLSEYDNYDLF from the exons ATGGAACAATATGGGTTTCCGTACCATGACTCTTATGAACGTCCTTCAATTAATAGAAGGATTTGCAG GCAATTCTTGAACGGTTCATGCAGATTCGGTTCGCGCTGTCATTATCTACACGAGTTGCCATCAGTGTTGCCGCCGACATCCCAAATATGCAGGTACTTCCAGAAAGGTGGATGCTGGTTTGGAGATGGCTGCAG ATATCTCCACGTCACTGCTCCTGAGGCAGCCAGTGTGGGGTTGAGTAGGAGGGGTTCAGCACCTGTGGTTCACACCCCGTGGGTTGGCCATGCACTACCAGAACGTAGAGGATCAGAGCCATCTCTACTGCAGGCACAGGGCTTCTACAGCCAAGGACGTCGGGGCGCAGAGTCCATGCAGACTTATGTAGCACACCTCCAGCACAACTTTGGCCGCCAGAACACTGATATCACAGAAGAGGATGTAGCCGAAGGTTCATCGCAAACTTCACCGCACCGACGGG CGGAGTCATCACATGCTCATGTCCCAGAGCCCCAGGCTTCAGTCCAAACTACAGTTCCATCCAGCACACTGTCGGCTCAAGCAGGCGAATGGAGGCCTCTAGTCAATCAGCAG GAGCCTTCCTCCCTGGAGGTAGCAGCAGAGCATGGTGCCTCCTCTGCCACTGCTGCCTTCCAGACGTCCCAGGAGCATACGGAATCCTTCAACCAAAGTAAAGATGTGACCTGTGGCATCTGCATGGAGACTGTGTACGAGAAGACCAGTGCTGAGGAGAGGCGCTTTGGGATCCTGCCCAACTGCAGCCATCCTTTCTGCCTGAGTTGCATTGTCACCTGGCGGAAAACTAAAAACTTCCATGAAGAAGTTATAAA GAGCTGCCCACAGTGCAGAGTGAAGTCCGCGTTTTACGTCCCTAACAAGTACTGGGTGGAGGGACAACCAAAGGAAACCCTTATCCGTAACTTCAAAGCGAAATGCAG TAAAAGAAGATGTAGTTTCTTCATGCGTCATGGATGCTGTCCCTTCAAGACTGAGTGTCTCTATTGGCATGACCTGCCTCATGGCTACCGACCACCTCGCCGACGTAGATCAGCACATTCT CACCATGCGATGAGTCTGGATGACTTGGGCAGCCTACAACTTCTTGACTATGTCATTGCTATGACTCTGCTGGATGACTTGCTggatgatgaggatgaggatgagttCCCCTTGTACCTGAGTGAATATGACAATTATGACCTATTCTGA
- the mkrn4 gene encoding makorin, ring finger protein, 4 isoform X4: MESDIGQSSHFRSGVTCRQFLNGSCRFGSRCHYLHELPSVLPPTSQICRYFQKGGCWFGDGCRYLHVTAPEAASVGLSRRGSAPVVHTPWVGHALPERRGSEPSLLQAQGFYSQGRRGAESMQTYVAHLQHNFGRQNTDITEEDVAEGSSQTSPHRRAESSHAHVPEPQASVQTTVPSSTLSAQAGEWRPLVNQQEPSSLEVAAEHGASSATAAFQTSQEHTESFNQSKDVTCGICMETVYEKTSAEERRFGILPNCSHPFCLSCIVTWRKTKNFHEEVIKSCPQCRVKSAFYVPNKYWVEGQPKETLIRNFKAKCSKRRCSFFMRHGCCPFKTECLYWHDLPHGYRPPRRRRSAHSHHAMSLDDLGSLQLLDYVIAMTLLDDLLDDEDEDEFPLYLSEYDNYDLF; this comes from the exons ATGGAGTCAGATATAGGGCAATCTTCGCATTTTCGTAGTGGTGTGACTTGTAG GCAATTCTTGAACGGTTCATGCAGATTCGGTTCGCGCTGTCATTATCTACACGAGTTGCCATCAGTGTTGCCGCCGACATCCCAAATATGCAGGTACTTCCAGAAAGGTGGATGCTGGTTTGGAGATGGCTGCAG ATATCTCCACGTCACTGCTCCTGAGGCAGCCAGTGTGGGGTTGAGTAGGAGGGGTTCAGCACCTGTGGTTCACACCCCGTGGGTTGGCCATGCACTACCAGAACGTAGAGGATCAGAGCCATCTCTACTGCAGGCACAGGGCTTCTACAGCCAAGGACGTCGGGGCGCAGAGTCCATGCAGACTTATGTAGCACACCTCCAGCACAACTTTGGCCGCCAGAACACTGATATCACAGAAGAGGATGTAGCCGAAGGTTCATCGCAAACTTCACCGCACCGACGGG CGGAGTCATCACATGCTCATGTCCCAGAGCCCCAGGCTTCAGTCCAAACTACAGTTCCATCCAGCACACTGTCGGCTCAAGCAGGCGAATGGAGGCCTCTAGTCAATCAGCAG GAGCCTTCCTCCCTGGAGGTAGCAGCAGAGCATGGTGCCTCCTCTGCCACTGCTGCCTTCCAGACGTCCCAGGAGCATACGGAATCCTTCAACCAAAGTAAAGATGTGACCTGTGGCATCTGCATGGAGACTGTGTACGAGAAGACCAGTGCTGAGGAGAGGCGCTTTGGGATCCTGCCCAACTGCAGCCATCCTTTCTGCCTGAGTTGCATTGTCACCTGGCGGAAAACTAAAAACTTCCATGAAGAAGTTATAAA GAGCTGCCCACAGTGCAGAGTGAAGTCCGCGTTTTACGTCCCTAACAAGTACTGGGTGGAGGGACAACCAAAGGAAACCCTTATCCGTAACTTCAAAGCGAAATGCAG TAAAAGAAGATGTAGTTTCTTCATGCGTCATGGATGCTGTCCCTTCAAGACTGAGTGTCTCTATTGGCATGACCTGCCTCATGGCTACCGACCACCTCGCCGACGTAGATCAGCACATTCT CACCATGCGATGAGTCTGGATGACTTGGGCAGCCTACAACTTCTTGACTATGTCATTGCTATGACTCTGCTGGATGACTTGCTggatgatgaggatgaggatgagttCCCCTTGTACCTGAGTGAATATGACAATTATGACCTATTCTGA
- the mkrn4 gene encoding makorin, ring finger protein, 4 isoform X6: MSLSCSLDRQFLNGSCRFGSRCHYLHELPSVLPPTSQICRYFQKGGCWFGDGCRYLHVTAPEAASVGLSRRGSAPVVHTPWVGHALPERRGSEPSLLQAQGFYSQGRRGAESMQTYVAHLQHNFGRQNTDITEEDVAEGSSQTSPHRRAESSHAHVPEPQASVQTTVPSSTLSAQAGEWRPLVNQQEPSSLEVAAEHGASSATAAFQTSQEHTESFNQSKDVTCGICMETVYEKTSAEERRFGILPNCSHPFCLSCIVTWRKTKNFHEEVIKSCPQCRVKSAFYVPNKYWVEGQPKETLIRNFKAKCSKRRCSFFMRHGCCPFKTECLYWHDLPHGYRPPRRRRSAHSHHAMSLDDLGSLQLLDYVIAMTLLDDLLDDEDEDEFPLYLSEYDNYDLF; encoded by the exons ATGAGCTTGTCTTGCAGTCTTGACAG GCAATTCTTGAACGGTTCATGCAGATTCGGTTCGCGCTGTCATTATCTACACGAGTTGCCATCAGTGTTGCCGCCGACATCCCAAATATGCAGGTACTTCCAGAAAGGTGGATGCTGGTTTGGAGATGGCTGCAG ATATCTCCACGTCACTGCTCCTGAGGCAGCCAGTGTGGGGTTGAGTAGGAGGGGTTCAGCACCTGTGGTTCACACCCCGTGGGTTGGCCATGCACTACCAGAACGTAGAGGATCAGAGCCATCTCTACTGCAGGCACAGGGCTTCTACAGCCAAGGACGTCGGGGCGCAGAGTCCATGCAGACTTATGTAGCACACCTCCAGCACAACTTTGGCCGCCAGAACACTGATATCACAGAAGAGGATGTAGCCGAAGGTTCATCGCAAACTTCACCGCACCGACGGG CGGAGTCATCACATGCTCATGTCCCAGAGCCCCAGGCTTCAGTCCAAACTACAGTTCCATCCAGCACACTGTCGGCTCAAGCAGGCGAATGGAGGCCTCTAGTCAATCAGCAG GAGCCTTCCTCCCTGGAGGTAGCAGCAGAGCATGGTGCCTCCTCTGCCACTGCTGCCTTCCAGACGTCCCAGGAGCATACGGAATCCTTCAACCAAAGTAAAGATGTGACCTGTGGCATCTGCATGGAGACTGTGTACGAGAAGACCAGTGCTGAGGAGAGGCGCTTTGGGATCCTGCCCAACTGCAGCCATCCTTTCTGCCTGAGTTGCATTGTCACCTGGCGGAAAACTAAAAACTTCCATGAAGAAGTTATAAA GAGCTGCCCACAGTGCAGAGTGAAGTCCGCGTTTTACGTCCCTAACAAGTACTGGGTGGAGGGACAACCAAAGGAAACCCTTATCCGTAACTTCAAAGCGAAATGCAG TAAAAGAAGATGTAGTTTCTTCATGCGTCATGGATGCTGTCCCTTCAAGACTGAGTGTCTCTATTGGCATGACCTGCCTCATGGCTACCGACCACCTCGCCGACGTAGATCAGCACATTCT CACCATGCGATGAGTCTGGATGACTTGGGCAGCCTACAACTTCTTGACTATGTCATTGCTATGACTCTGCTGGATGACTTGCTggatgatgaggatgaggatgagttCCCCTTGTACCTGAGTGAATATGACAATTATGACCTATTCTGA
- the ppardb gene encoding peroxisome proliferator-activated receptor delta b, producing the protein MDVLQQLPSPEHLEQVNGETRTGPQPLCGPNSPHPLLMAADDIWTAREVEAVAPDFGGLTDLQELGVEEGEGSGAERLRSPISRVSWNGTGSQQNGENGGGEEEGLEKDNTSYSRQDSPAADNNYTDLSHTSSPSLSEQLRLGRDEATGPGINVGCRICADKASGFHYGVHACEGCKGFFRRTIRMKLEYERCERACKILKKNRNKCQYCRFQKCLALGMSHDAIRYGRMPGAEKKKLVAGLLAEELDPHHLGGSDLKTLAKQVYQAYLKNLIMTKKKARSILTGKTSCTSPFVIHDVDTLWQAESGLVWNQLIPGAPLTKEIGVHVFYRCQCTTVETVRELTEFAKNIPGFVDLFLNDQVTLLKYGVHEAIFAMLPSLMNKDGLLVANGKGFVTREFLRSLRKPFSEIMEPKFEFAVKFNALELDDSDLALFVAIIILCGDRPGLMNVKQVEQSQDGILQALDQHLQANHQDSLYLFPKLLNKMADLRQLVTENALLVQKIKKTESETSLHPLLQEIYKDMY; encoded by the exons ATGGATGTGTTACAGCAGCTACCTTCCCCTGAGCACCTTGAACAGGTGAATGGGGAGACTAGGACAGGCCCGCAGCCCCTATGTGGCCCAAACTCTCCACATCCCCTGCTCATGGCAGCTGATGATATATGGACTGCAAGGGAGGTGGAGGCAGTGGCCCCTGACTTTGGAGGGTTGACGGACCTGCAGGAGCTGGGGGTTGAGGAGGGTGAAGGCAGTGGGGCGGAGAGGCTGAGGTCCCCCATCTCGAGGGTATCATGGAATGGGACTGGCAGCCAACAGAatggagagaatggaggaggggaagaggagggactgGAGAAGGACAATACTAGCTACAGCAGACAAGACAGTCCTGCTGCTGATAACAACTATACAG ACCTGTCTCACACGTCGTCTCCCTCGCTGTCGGAGCAGCTGCGTCTGGGACGGGATGAGGCCACAGGGCCTGGTATCAACGTGGGGTGTAGGATCTGTGCTGACAAAGCTTCAGGGTTCCACTACGGTGTGCATGCCTGCGAGGGCTGCAAG GGCTTCTTCCGGCGGACCATTCGGATGAAGCTGGAGTACGAGCGCTGTGAGAGAGCCTGTAAGATCCTGAAAAAGAACCGTAATAAGTGCCAGTACTGCCGCTTCCAGAAGTGCCTGGCCCTGGGCATGTCCCATGACG CGATCCGGTATGGGCGTATGCCGGGGGCTGAGAAGAAGAAGCTAGTGGCTGGCCTGCTAGCAGAGGAGCTGGACCCCCACCACCTTGGTGGCTCAGACCTCAAGACCCTGGCTAAACAGGTGTACCAAGCCTACCTGAAGAACCTCATTATGACCAAGAAGAAAGCCCGCAGCATCCTCACCGGCAAGACCAGCTGCACATCG CCGTTTGTGATCCATGATGTGGACACCCTGTGGCAAGCAGAGAGTGGTCTAGTGTGGAACCAGTTAATCCCGGGCGCGCCCCTCACAAAGGAGATAGGGGTACACGTGTTTTACCGCTGTCAGTGCACCACGGTGGAGACGGTACGAGAGCTAACTGAGTTCGCCAAGAACATCCCAGGGTTTGTGGATCTCTTCCTCAACGACCAG GTGACACTACTGAAGTATGGTGTCCACGAGGCCATCTTCGCCATGCTGCCCTCCCTCATGAACAAAGATGGCCTCCTGGTGGCCAACGGGAAGGGCTTTGTGACCCGGGAGTTCCTGAGGAGCCTCCGTAAACCCTTCAGTGAGATCATGGAGCCCAAGTTTGAGTTTGCTGTGAAGTTCAATGCTCTGGAGCTGGATGACAGTGACCTGGCTCTGTTTGTGGCCATTATCATCCTGTGTGGAG ACCGCCCAGGGCTAATGAACGTGAAGCAGGTCGAACAGAGTCAGGACGGTATTCTCCAGGCCTTGGACCAGCACCTGCAGGCCAACCACCAGGACTCCCTCTACCTCTTCCCCAAGCTGCTGAACAAGATGGCCGACCTCAGACAGCTTGTCACAGAGAACGCCTTGCTGGTGCAGAAGATCAAGAAGACAGAGTCGGAGACCTCTCTGCACCCTCTACTACAGGAGATCTATAAGGACATGTACTGA